ACTGCTGGACTCCGGCTGCATCGACTTAGAGGGCTATGGGAGGATCTGCTGGAGGAGGCAGGCTATGTCCTGACCGCCGACGAAAGCGCCTACATCACCAGAAATAACCTGGAATTTCTCCGTGACTGGAGCGCCCCGGAGGCGGGGCTGAGCATGGAACAGCAGTAACCAATTTATTAACACATAGGGGCCGTTTTCCCGGTGGGGACGACGGCCCCTTCTTTTTTTGCGCCCATTTTCGGGAAGACAGCCCCGGAAAGGAGCGAGCATGGAGAAGGAACGGCTGGCAGAGCATCTGGAGCGTTACCATTCGGGCGCCTCCAACGCCGCCACCAGCCGGGAGCTGGAGTGTGCCTTTGGCATCAAGGGAAAGGAGCTGCGGGACGCGGTCAACGCCCTGCGGCGTGAGGGCGTTCCCATCGCCAGCAATGGCAGCGGCTACTTCTGCGCCGCCACGGAGCAGGAGGTGCGGGCTACCATCGCCCACCTGACCCACCGGATCGGCGGCATCGCCGCGGCGATCCGTGGGCTGACCCGGTCGCTGGATGTGTTCGACACCGCCCAGACCCGCCTCCCACTGGAAGGGGGTGATGGCTCTTGAACAGCTTTATGAGCTGGGTGGGCGGCAAGAAGGCGCTCCGGGAGGAGGTGGTCAGGCGATTCCCCCTCTACTATGAGCGGTATATTGAGGTTTTTGGCGGAGGCGGCTGGGTGCTGTTCCATAAGAGTCCCGGA
This window of the Lawsonibacter asaccharolyticus genome carries:
- a CDS encoding D12 class N6 adenine-specific DNA; translated protein: MNSFMSWVGGKKALREEVVRRFPLYYERYIEVFGGGGWVLFHKSPGNDFGL